The DNA sequence CTGGCCAAACAGAATGAAGAAAAACTGGCAGGTTCCAAAGACATGCAGCGGGTACTCTCCCGATGTCTGGCCAAGCTGCCGGAACAAAGTCGCCGCCTGATTCAGCAGCGCTATGCTGCAGGCGGGTCAGTCCAGGCCATCGCCGAGGAACAGGGCCGCTCCGTGGGCGCTGTTTCTCAGATGCTGTACCGGATTCGACAACTTTTACAAGAGTGCGTTCAGAAATCACTTGCCAGTGAGCAGGGAGAATAGTCTGTCATGAATCAAAATCCACAACATCCTGACGGGGATCGGAAAGACCCCGAAGAAATCATTTCTGCCTTCCTCGACGGTCTGCTCACCGAGGAAGAAAGTCAGGAGTTTCTGAAACGACTCAAGTCCGATGAGGCGTCACGCGAGCTCTACCTGGAGATGATGAATCTCGATTCCATGCTGCAGTGGGAACAGGGACAGACGGAACCCCTGCCCGAGGAATTCTGTACTCCCGAAATCATCACCCAGACCGAGCCTGCACAGGATCTCAAAGTCGCTTCGACGCGCAAACAGCTGGCCTTCACCCGGTATGCACTCGCTGCCACCCTGGCCGTCTGTGTCTGCCTGGCCATGCTGCTGCTCATGGAGAGCCAGCCCGCGCAGGCCATCGCGCGAATCGATTCCAGCGATGGTGTTCCCGCTGCCATGATCATTGAAGAACACGATGCTGTCTGGGAACGGACTGAGTGGACTCAGGATGTCAGCAAGCCCCTGGTTCCCGGCTGGCTCAAGCTGAAATCGGGGCGTGCCCTGATTGACTTTCTGGGAGGCACTACGATTGCGCTGGAAGGTCCTGCTGAACTGGGCCTCAATTCAGACAGCCGTGCTTATCTGAAATCGGGTCGACTGGCTGTCGTCGGGACATCACGCAACCATGACTTCACTCTCACCACGGCCAACCTGACGATCCTTTCGCAGTCCGCCAACTTCGGCCTGGCCGTCAACCCGGACAACGAATCCGAACTGCACGTCTTCGACGGAAGCGTGCAGGTGACCCGCTCCCTCTCCCGCCCCGATGAAGACATCGACCAGGAACAGGTGCCTGATCAGCCGATCCTCGTCGAAGCCGGTCAGGCCATTGTGTTCAACAACCAGGGACGGGAACAGAATCGGCTGGTCGCAGACCAGGAAACCTTTCCGGCCCGCAGCCAGTTCTCTGTCGCCGATCCTCCCGGTGATATCCCCGCGATTGACTTCGCTTCCACGAAGATTGAGCCTTACAGTTTTCAGGATGGCCAGTACGAGCTGCCCACCGACTATCAGCTGATTGAAAACGGCAAAGGCATTCGGCTGTGGGGCAACGCCTGGAAGAGTGTGGAAGTAAACCAGGAAATCACTCCCGATACGGTCATCGAGTTCGATTTCCGTTCCTCTCACCAGGGACAGATTCACGGGTTTGGTTTCGATATCGACCGGGAATACAACCGGGAAAACCACACGTTCCAGATCTACGGCTACGAAGCCTGGTCACACATCGGCCAGCAGTTCAATACCTATTCGGGAACGGGCTGGAAACGGTTCCGGATTCGCGTAGGCCGCTATCTGACCGGGAAATACCGTTACCTGCACTTCATCGCCGATGAAGATGTGATCGCCCGGGCCGAAAGCCAGTTCCGCAACGTGCGCATCTACGAAGCCCCGACACAGCCTTAATCCGCCCAACAACAGGCCGCAGAACAACCACAGAATAAGGGAGCTTCCGCGCGCCCGTCAGTGCCCCGGTTCTATCCGGGGATTGGGTTCTTCTTCCGTTTCGATGGTTGGCTCTGCGTCGCGAGTCCCGCCCAGAACCAGGAAGGTCGCCGCGAACAACAGGTAGCCCACACCAATGCCCGTGGCACTGAAAGTGAGTGCCTCTTTGGTCCCTTCGGTAAACGCCAGGCGGAAGTGGATGTCGTTCCCCACAACTTCGTAAGCGCTCGTTAAACCGAGAAACGCGAAGATCGCCGCGATGACGGACCAGATGGCCGCCGATCGATATTTGCCATCAATCAGGCAGGCACAGATCGCCGCCAGAATCATACAGGTGAAGATGAAGCCCCGCTCCATCACCACCATGCCGTTCATCAGAAATCCATTCACCTCGGTAAACGGATTCGCAGTCAAAATCTCCTGTAGATTTTTTCCTCCGCCCACGAGCAGTGTTCCCTGCATCACCGTCATGCCCCAGGCTGCGATCGCTGGAAACAGCCCCAGCGCCACGGCGGGAGCGTGCCGCGACGGAGACGCATTAAACGCCTGAGCCGTGATGACCATTCCGATCCAGAGCACAATCGCGATCCCGGCTTCCAGCGGAATGATGTTGCTGATCACGCCGGTCGTCCCTGTCAGACAGATCAGCATGAAAAAGATCCCGTTCAGCGTCGAATAGCCGGCCCGCGATCCCATCTCTTTCCACCCAGGATGACCGATATAAATCGTCGTCGGGAAACAGCTGCCCAGCAGTGAAGCCACAATCGTCCCGGCACCGTTGGCCAGCATCGAAGGCTTCGCAGGATAGCTGTCGCCGGCCGCTTCAGCGGATTCGATGTTCTGCATACTGCCGATGACATTGAACAGGCCCATCGGGAAAATCACCGACATGTAACCCACCCACTCACTCGGCTGTTTGAGCAGTTCCCAGAGGGCGCCACCCGCAAAATGGGGCGGATACCAGCCCCATTGATCCCAAGAGGTTTTAATCGCCTCGACACTCATCGGCGCGCCCTCCATCAACTGCGGGATCACTTCCGGTAGAACCCAGGCACAAATGGTTCCCACGATGATCGCCAGCAATCCGCCCGGCATGTGAAAAGGAAGCTTGGTCTTGGAAAAGAGCGTCAGCAGCACTACTGCCGCCGGCAGCATCGCGATCATGGGCCGTTGATAGATCTTCAGCATAAAGGTCATCGAGATGAACCCGATCGCGATTCCCGCGAGGGTCGACAGCAGGGCCGCCCGGGGTGTCACCTTGCGGACCCGGTCCGCCACGAAGGCCCCCAGGAATTCAATCACGCCACTCCCGAAGCAGGCCAGTAACCCCATCTGCCAGGCTGCTTCCGCGCTGCTGGTCCGCTGATAGACGGGCACCATCACGAAGAAGATATAGACCAGCAGCGACGGCGTGTTAATCCCATAAGGCAGCGCACACACATCGGTACGATTCTCATTTTTCGCCAGCTGATGTGCCTGCCAGGCGTAAAAGATATTACCCACCAGAATACTCAGGGCGGCACCAGGCAGAATGTATTGCAGCAGAATTTCCGAATCGGCACTGATGCCACACAACCCGCACAGCGCCACAATCAGCAGCAGCTGCACGAGGTTGTCGATCATCAGCGCGAAAAAACCGTCCAGATCGCGTCGTACGAAGAGGGGGTAATGGTTTTGCTTCATATCAACTGAGCAGTTCCTTGATTTCATCCTCGGTGAAAGGATTCTTCAGTCGCGCGCCCAGCTGCGAGACAATGCGGGCGGCAGCATGGGAGGCCAGGTGCCCGGCCTGGTGCCAGGTCAGACCGTTGGTAATGCCATACAGAATGCCGGCAGCGTACATGTCACCGGCACCGGTAGTATCGATGGCGTCTGTCTCGACTCCTTCGATGGGAATCACTTTGCCTTCGTGCATCAGGATTGAACCGTCGCCGCCCAGCGTCAGTGCCAGGTTCGGAACGTGGTGATGAATCACGTGAGCACAGTCGACGGCGTCATGTTCGCCGGTCAGGCTGCGGGCTTCTTCCAGATTGCAGAACAGCAGGTCGACAGGACCTTCAATCAGCTGCTGGAACTCGTCCCGGAACAGGTTAATCAGGAACGGGTCGGAGACGGTGAATGCCACCTTCACGTTATGCTTCTTGGCCAGTTCAATCGCGCGATAGGCGGCTTTTTTCTGGGTCTCTCCCGTGAACAGGTAGCCCTCGACATACACATATTTCGACTGCTTGATGTGTTCTTCGTTGATGTCTTCCACACTGAGTGTCGCAGAGACCCCCAGGTTGGTCAGCATCGTCCGCTGAGCGTCGTCTGTAATCAGCACCACGCAGGTTCCGGTCTGTCCTTCGGCGGCGGGAGGAACTTCGATCGTCACCCCGAGCTTCCGCATGTCTGCCAGGTCGAATTCGCCCAGCATGTCACTGCCCACTTTACCCGCATAGGCCGCTTTCCCACCGAAGTCGGCGATCCCCAGAATCGTATTCGCTGCAGAACCACCCGCACACTGTGAAAGCGGTGCTCCATCCAGTTCGCCCAGCACTTTCTGCTGTGCCTCTTCATCGACGAGGGTCATAATCCCTTTGGCATAACCCAGCTTTTCCAGGGTGGCATCGGAAATACGTGCCTGAATATCAACGAGAGCATTACCCACACCATAAACGTCGTACTGCATGTCGAACCTTAATTCATGGGACCCGGGTGCGGATCCTGATCTGTTTTTTCAAAGAGAAATGTGTTGTCTGGCGCTACTTTTCAACAGACCAGATGATAACCAATGCACGTTTCAATGGGAAACCACACAGACTTATCATCCAGTCAGTTTGAAAAAAGCCGTCAGGTCACTACTATATATCCAGAAACCAAGACGATTTCCCGTTCGAGGCAGTAGAACTGCTGGCAGATCTCGTTTCTGATCCGGATTCGCTCAGAATCTGACAGACTATCTAACAGACTCAATGACCGCATCAGATTTTGTAAGGATGCTAATAGTATGACCAACTCCTCCTCTTCTTATGACCTGCTGTACTCACTGCCACCCATTGGCGGAAACCCCTCAACACGGGGCCAGCAGACCAACCCGGGAAGTTTCGCTAATCCGCCCCAGATCGCCCCTGGAGTCAAAGGCGCCCTGACGTTCTCCTCTCCCGATACCCCGGGAATGCCGGAAGTATCGGACAAAACCGCCTGGGATTTCATGCCCGCCGGCTGGGAACTGAAACCGGGATTTGAAGAGAACTACGAAACCGCCGATGCCTGGACGCCGCCGGCTGACTTTCTGCCGGTCACCCAGCTCGAATTCGCCCGTTGTGGCACCATCACTCCGGAAATGGAACGGGTCGCTGAACGGGAACCGCACCTGACCGCAGAGCAGATTCGCGATGAAATCGCTGCCGGCCGGATGATCATTCCCGCCAACAAGGTACACCTGGGCTACCAGCTCGATCCCATGGCCATCGGTCGTGCATCCAAAACCAAGGTCAACGCCAACATGGGCGCTTCCCCCGTTTCCTCGGGGACCGATGAAGAAATCGAAAAGCTGAAATGGGCCCAGCAATGGGGCGCCGACACCGTGATGGACCTCTCCACCGGCGGCGATATTGACGGCTGCCGTCAGGCCATCATCCAGAACAGCACCGTCCCCATTGGAACCGTGCCGATCTACTCCATGATTATTGCCCGTCGTCTGGAAGATCTGGATCACGCCAGCATCCTGCAGATGCTGCAACACCAGGCCAAACAGGGTGTGGACTACTTCACCATCCATGCCGGCGTCCTGCGGGAACACCTCGAACTGGTGGCCCAGCGTCTGATCGGCATCGTCAGCCGCGGCGGATCACTGCTGGCCAAGTGGATGCTTCACAACAAACAACAGAACCCGATGTACGATCTCTGGGATGACATCTGCGACATCATGCGGGAATATGACGTCAGCTTCTCGATTGGTGACGGTCTGCGACCCGGTGGTCTCGCCGACGGATCCGACCGGGCTCAGCTGGCAGAACTCTGCGTCCTGGGTGAGCTGACCGAACGCGCCTGGCAAAAAGGGGTGCAGGTCATGATCGAAGGCCCCGGTCATATTTCCTTCGACCAGATCGAATTCAATATGAAAGTCCAGCGGAAACTCTGTCACGGAGCTCCGTTCTATGTACTGGGGCCCTTGGTTACTGATATCTTCCCCGGCTACGACCATATCACCAGCTGTATCGGTGCGACCGCCGCGGGTTACCACGGGGCCAGCATGCTCTGCTACGTGACTCCCAAAGAACACCTCGGTCTGCCCAAGAAAGATGACGTCAAACAGGGTTGTATCGCTTACAAGATCGCTGCCCACGCAGCCGACGTCGCCCTGGGAATTCCCGGTACCCGTAACCGTGACGACGAACTGACCGAAGCCCGCGCTGCCCTCAACTGGGAAAAGCACTTCGAACTCAGCTTCGATCCGGACACCGCCCGGGCTCTGCACGACGAAGACCTCGACGTTGACACCGACTTCTGTGCGATGTGCGGACACGACTGGTGCAGCGTGCGAATCTCCAAGGAAATTCAGGAGTTCATGTCGGGCAAATCGGAAGATTATGCCTGGGATAAAGCAAAGAAATCGCTGCCGCTGACTGCAGAACAGAAGGAAATTCTGGAAAAACGGGGCGTACTCAGCCCAGACCAGATTCACAAGCTGGCCTCCAAGGTCAAGAAAGAAATGACCGGCGACCAGGACAAAGCATCCTGCCACAGCGACTACGTCGATCCGGAATCGGCTCAACAGATGCAGACTTCCAAAGAGCTGCCTGTGCTAAATGAACGCCCCTGATTCCCAGGCAGAGACTCACAAAAAAAACGCGGACGCTTCTTTATGAGGCGTCCGCGTTTTTGTTTGTAATCAGGTCTGTCTGCTAGTTACGCATTTTCAAGGCACCACCAATAAAGCCGAGAAATGCCAGCCCCCAGAAAAACAGTTTACCCAGCGCCCGACCAGTCCGATATCCGGAAGTATAGTTGCTGGATCGTCTTCCTGAACTACTCGATTCACCACCGCCTGCATTTGCATCGGATGAGAAATTATTGTTCGCGGCCACCTCATTACGTCCCTGATTCGGATTACAGTAGGGACAGGGGGCCGTCAGTCCGGAACCTTCTGATTTGAACTTCTTGTTACAACGGCTGCACTGGTAGATCATGTCTCCCCGTTTCACACCACAGTGGGGACATTGTTCGAATAACGGGCTTTCCGAGGTATGAGTTTTACCGCACAGTTCACATTCGAAAGTATGCTCAATGACCATACGAGGAGGCCTCCCGGGATTCCGTGCGGAATTTTCCGCCATCATGTTCTCTGACATTTCCATGGCGGGATTGGGTTCCATCGCGGGATTCGCCATTGCCGGCTCTGCAGGCATCATCGAACCGGGTTCAGGCATCGCCGGGTTACGCATTCCCGGATTTTGCATACCGGGGAAATTCATTCCACCGGGCTCCTGCATCGCGGAACCAGGCATGGCAGCGCCGGGCATCGCAGCACCAGGAATACCAGGTATGCCCCCTTCGTTCATCGCCAGTTGATCCGGCTGTTGCTGTTTCCGGGGTTTGATCAGGCTTAAGTCGCCATCGCTGAAGAATTCCGTGATGAACAGTTCTTCTTTTGTTCCTGTATTCAATACAGCGACGGAATCGCCATAGGCGAGCCGCACAAATTTCCCTTTGAGCTGCCGATTCTTACGGTCCGTCCAGACTCGGAATTCTTTTTCCTGCTCTTCCGGGGTCAGCGTGGTTTCTGCATTTTCGGGAAAGAACTGACCTGCCACTTCTTTCTGCAGGCGTTCCTGAACGTATTGATGATCCTCTTCGGAAAACTTATCGTAAGGGAATTCCTGAACTGCGTTGCTTTGCGTGATCAAGAGAGAGATGTTGCCATTTTCCATTTTGATGTAGGAAGCGGCGACCGAATTGCCGGAAACGTCGGTCCATTTGCGGTGGAAGTTGACGCGCAACATCTGTTTCAGCTTGCGTGCTGAAAGACTGGAATCAAAGGGTTCGCGATAGGCCAGGGGAAGTTCGGACATCCGCCCATGCATCTTCAGTGCTTCGCGTAGTAACTCCAGATCTTCATCACTCAG is a window from the Gimesia benthica genome containing:
- a CDS encoding anti-sigma factor, producing MNQNPQHPDGDRKDPEEIISAFLDGLLTEEESQEFLKRLKSDEASRELYLEMMNLDSMLQWEQGQTEPLPEEFCTPEIITQTEPAQDLKVASTRKQLAFTRYALAATLAVCVCLAMLLLMESQPAQAIARIDSSDGVPAAMIIEEHDAVWERTEWTQDVSKPLVPGWLKLKSGRALIDFLGGTTIALEGPAELGLNSDSRAYLKSGRLAVVGTSRNHDFTLTTANLTILSQSANFGLAVNPDNESELHVFDGSVQVTRSLSRPDEDIDQEQVPDQPILVEAGQAIVFNNQGREQNRLVADQETFPARSQFSVADPPGDIPAIDFASTKIEPYSFQDGQYELPTDYQLIENGKGIRLWGNAWKSVEVNQEITPDTVIEFDFRSSHQGQIHGFGFDIDREYNRENHTFQIYGYEAWSHIGQQFNTYSGTGWKRFRIRVGRYLTGKYRYLHFIADEDVIARAESQFRNVRIYEAPTQP
- a CDS encoding NCS2 family permease; protein product: MKQNHYPLFVRRDLDGFFALMIDNLVQLLLIVALCGLCGISADSEILLQYILPGAALSILVGNIFYAWQAHQLAKNENRTDVCALPYGINTPSLLVYIFFVMVPVYQRTSSAEAAWQMGLLACFGSGVIEFLGAFVADRVRKVTPRAALLSTLAGIAIGFISMTFMLKIYQRPMIAMLPAAVVLLTLFSKTKLPFHMPGGLLAIIVGTICAWVLPEVIPQLMEGAPMSVEAIKTSWDQWGWYPPHFAGGALWELLKQPSEWVGYMSVIFPMGLFNVIGSMQNIESAEAAGDSYPAKPSMLANGAGTIVASLLGSCFPTTIYIGHPGWKEMGSRAGYSTLNGIFFMLICLTGTTGVISNIIPLEAGIAIVLWIGMVITAQAFNASPSRHAPAVALGLFPAIAAWGMTVMQGTLLVGGGKNLQEILTANPFTEVNGFLMNGMVVMERGFIFTCMILAAICACLIDGKYRSAAIWSVIAAIFAFLGLTSAYEVVGNDIHFRLAFTEGTKEALTFSATGIGVGYLLFAATFLVLGGTRDAEPTIETEEEPNPRIEPGH
- a CDS encoding adenosine kinase → MQYDVYGVGNALVDIQARISDATLEKLGYAKGIMTLVDEEAQQKVLGELDGAPLSQCAGGSAANTILGIADFGGKAAYAGKVGSDMLGEFDLADMRKLGVTIEVPPAAEGQTGTCVVLITDDAQRTMLTNLGVSATLSVEDINEEHIKQSKYVYVEGYLFTGETQKKAAYRAIELAKKHNVKVAFTVSDPFLINLFRDEFQQLIEGPVDLLFCNLEEARSLTGEHDAVDCAHVIHHHVPNLALTLGGDGSILMHEGKVIPIEGVETDAIDTTGAGDMYAAGILYGITNGLTWHQAGHLASHAAARIVSQLGARLKNPFTEDEIKELLS
- the thiC gene encoding phosphomethylpyrimidine synthase ThiC, which encodes MTNSSSSYDLLYSLPPIGGNPSTRGQQTNPGSFANPPQIAPGVKGALTFSSPDTPGMPEVSDKTAWDFMPAGWELKPGFEENYETADAWTPPADFLPVTQLEFARCGTITPEMERVAEREPHLTAEQIRDEIAAGRMIIPANKVHLGYQLDPMAIGRASKTKVNANMGASPVSSGTDEEIEKLKWAQQWGADTVMDLSTGGDIDGCRQAIIQNSTVPIGTVPIYSMIIARRLEDLDHASILQMLQHQAKQGVDYFTIHAGVLREHLELVAQRLIGIVSRGGSLLAKWMLHNKQQNPMYDLWDDICDIMREYDVSFSIGDGLRPGGLADGSDRAQLAELCVLGELTERAWQKGVQVMIEGPGHISFDQIEFNMKVQRKLCHGAPFYVLGPLVTDIFPGYDHITSCIGATAAGYHGASMLCYVTPKEHLGLPKKDDVKQGCIAYKIAAHAADVALGIPGTRNRDDELTEARAALNWEKHFELSFDPDTARALHDEDLDVDTDFCAMCGHDWCSVRISKEIQEFMSGKSEDYAWDKAKKSLPLTAEQKEILEKRGVLSPDQIHKLASKVKKEMTGDQDKASCHSDYVDPESAQQMQTSKELPVLNERP
- a CDS encoding SHD1 domain-containing protein, whose product is MNTKQKLSLLACLLCTLFLSQSLQAEEESYERFTVRTWNFRDGSEAKGKLIVVKGPQATLRLDGQGTVRVSFDKLSVKDLNWLYEYHKRRNQLSFLPEEYRKIHTESSLPETKSAPPAKTEPEPAPVENKPSMEPDKKTATEPEAGGESYKPFTLREWSFKDGSSFKAKFVSINPQQIQLIKESGELTMVPLDQLTINDMKWLFEYHRRNKLLGLLPPAMQEQAKALAAQLGLPAEMESPAAAMTEPGTPAAADDDPNVIKANTEIDPELVAVLSDYRFWSDTKGQKSEARFAGLEGREIRFTPSPGSNAGIGIISIPVGTLSDEDLELLREALKMHGRMSELPLAYREPFDSSLSARKLKQMLRVNFHRKWTDVSGNSVAASYIKMENGNISLLITQSNAVQEFPYDKFSEEDHQYVQERLQKEVAGQFFPENAETTLTPEEQEKEFRVWTDRKNRQLKGKFVRLAYGDSVAVLNTGTKEELFITEFFSDGDLSLIKPRKQQQPDQLAMNEGGIPGIPGAAMPGAAMPGSAMQEPGGMNFPGMQNPGMRNPAMPEPGSMMPAEPAMANPAMEPNPAMEMSENMMAENSARNPGRPPRMVIEHTFECELCGKTHTSESPLFEQCPHCGVKRGDMIYQCSRCNKKFKSEGSGLTAPCPYCNPNQGRNEVAANNNFSSDANAGGGESSSSGRRSSNYTSGYRTGRALGKLFFWGLAFLGFIGGALKMRN